Proteins encoded together in one Dasypus novemcinctus isolate mDasNov1 chromosome 9, mDasNov1.1.hap2, whole genome shotgun sequence window:
- the IFNLR1 gene encoding interferon lambda receptor 1 — protein sequence MAEARRWVPLLLCLLQSSPGKPHLAPPQNVTLLSQNFSVYLTWLPGPGNPQNVTYFVAYQSLPNPLRWRRVKRCAGSKELACSLTCLEKQDLFNKFKGRVQAVSPSSRSPWVESEYMDYLSEVEPAPPILIITRREEGLRVNATYQLPRCVPLPNLKYEVYFWREETGNKTLFPATLHGQPVQIPLQPAASGRHCLSARTIYTFIYSKYSKFSSPTCFFLEAPGATWPFSVLPSLLLPLLLVVAIGGIIWKSNLGSPWFQQAKMPRALDFSGHRHPVATFKPSGLESPDDLFLCPQKELTRRVRLSPRVRAPATLPAGSEEDSAEDEEEDTDDSGSFEPYLGPPPCLGPECQILGHSGADRPDSGGLWLPLVQVGDCPAWDASDSSWASSVDSSPWDEAKTPGYVAKKGAGKEVEGDRHWEPLPLPKFPQDSGSLEESPKDDLSSWATWGSTAKGPNLVPGDPPVSLQTLVFCWESSPNEEEEEEEGGGESETEASGAGGGRPVGPQDMEGRNGLLGHYMAR from the exons GCAAGCCCCATCTGGCCCCTCCCCAGAACGTGACACTGCTATCCCAGAACTTCAGCGTATATCTGACATGGCTCCCAGGGCCTGGCAACCCCCAGAACGTGACCTATTTTGTGGCCTATCAAAG CTTGCCAAACCCCCTACGCTGGCGAAGAGTGAAGCGTTGCGCAGGGAGCAAGGAACTGGCGTGTTCCCTGACATGCCTGGAGAAACAGGACCTGTTCAACAAGTTTAAGGGGCGTGTGCAGGCCGTTTCTCCCAGCTCCAGGTCGCCCTGGGTGGAGTCTGAGTACATGGATTACCTTTCTGAAG TGGAGCCGGCCCCCCCCATCCTGATCATCACCCGGAGGGAGGAGGGCCTGCGCGTCAATGCCACATACCAGCTGCCCCGGTGCGTGCCCCTGCCGAATCTGAAGTATGAGGTGTATTTCTGGAGGGAGGAGACTGGGAATAAG accctatttccagcTACTCTGCATGGCCAGCCCGTCCAGATCCCCCTCCAGCCAGCCGCCAGCGGACGCCACTGCCTCAGCGCCAGAACCATATATACCTTCATCTACTCCAAATACAGCAAGTTCTCCAGCCCCACCTGCTTCTTCCTGGAGGCCCCAG GAGCCACGTGGCCATTCTCGGTGCTGCCATCACTTCTGCTGCCACTGCTTTTGGTGGTTGCCATCGGGGGTATAATCTGGAAGAGCAACCTGGGGAGCCCCTGGTTTCAGCAGGCAAAGATGCCACGAGCTCTG GACTTTTCTGGACACAGACACCCTGTGGCAACCTTTAAGCCCAGTGGCCTAGAATCCCCAGATGACTTGTTCCTCTGTCCCCAAAAGGAACTGACCAGAAGGGTCAGGCTGAGCCCTAGAGTCAGGGCCCCTGCCACCCTGCCGGCAGGGTCAGAGGAGGACAGTGCTGAGGATGAGGAGGAAGACACGGATGACAGCGGCAGCTTCGAGCCCTACCTTGGACCACCTCCCTGCCTGGGGCCAGAGTGCCAGATCCTGGGGCACTCTGGGGCAGACAGGCCGGACTCGGGGGGGCTCTGGCTTCCTCTGGTCCAGGTTGGAGACTGCCCTGCTTGGGACGCTTCAGACAGCAGCTGGGCCAGCTCGGTGGACTCCTCCCCCTGGGACGAGGCTAAGACCCCTGGCTATGTGGCCAAAAAGGGGGCAGGCAAGGAGGTGGAGGGAGACAGGCACTGGGAGCCTCTCCCGCTACCCAAATTCCCCCAGGACTCAGGTTCCCTGGAAGAATCACCCAAAGATGACCTCTCCTCATGGGCCACCTGGGGTTCCACAGCAAAAGGACCAAATCTGGTCCCCGGGGATCCCCCAGTTTCTCTCCAGACGTTGGTCTTCTGTTGGGAGAGCAGCCccaatgaggaggaggaggaagaagagggtgGGGGGGAATCAGAAACTGAGGCCAGCGGAGCCGGCGGCGGGAGGCCTGTGGGCCCCCAGGACATGGAGGGCAGGAATGGGCTGCTCGGACACTATATGGCAAGGTGA